The Lycium barbarum isolate Lr01 chromosome 9, ASM1917538v2, whole genome shotgun sequence genome has a segment encoding these proteins:
- the LOC132609809 gene encoding uncharacterized protein LOC132609809 — MTGVSKEEEMSVTLDLLKKKMDDFANERDWEKFHSPRNLLLALVGEVGELSEIFQWKGEVSKGLPDWKENEKLHLGEELSDVLLYLVRLSDICGIDLGKAALRKVQLNAIKYPVKKCNEEEVDK; from the exons ATGACTGGAGTTTCAAAGGAGGAAGAGATGAGTGTAACGCTTGATCTTCTTAAGAAGAAAATGGATGATTTTGCTAACGAAAGAGATTGGGAGAAGTTTCATAGCCCCAGAAATCTTCTTTTGGCTCTG gtgggaGAAGTTGGAGAACTGTCAGAAATATTTCAGTGGAAAGGAGAAGTTTCAAAGGGGTTGCCTGATTGGAAAGAAAATGAGAAGTTACATCTTGGTGAAGAACTTTCTGACGTTTTGCTATACCTCGTCAGGCTTTCTGATATCTGTGGGATTGATCTTGGCAAAGCTGCTCTTCGTAAAGTGCAACTCAATGCCATTAAGTACCCTGTTAAGAAATGCAATGAAGAAGAAGTTGATAAATAA